Proteins co-encoded in one Malus domestica chromosome 09, GDT2T_hap1 genomic window:
- the LOC103411849 gene encoding transcription factor MYB108-like — MDTSNVHDQMKSAGYGSLAAAAAPDQPIEEGLGLRTGPWTAEEDSILIDYVNLHGEGRWNSLARHAGLKRTGKSCRLRWLNYLRPSVRRGNITLQEQLIILELHSCWGNRWSKIAEYLPGRTDNEIKNYWRTRVQKQAKQLKCDVNSKQFQDAMRYVWIPRLIERIGGLPESLPDQPRTCTTTTSESEYWVDTNFVPKTSGGTSSDSYDQVQACSIPTDRTSSGDEFMTYPCSGQYGSENGSGYSQNGINSDIHDFEQIDYCSTGGDTSVENLWNEENIWFLQQQLSDG; from the exons ATGGATACTAGTAACGTACATGATCAGATGAAATCAGCAGGTTATGGCTCattagcagcagcagcagctcctGATCAACCAATTGAAGAAGGACTGGGCTTAAGAACAGGTCCATGGACAGCCGAGGAGGACTCCATTCTCATCGATTACGTCAACCTTCACGGTGAAGGCCGCTGGAATTCCTTGGCTCGTCATGCAG GTCTGAAACGAACTGGAAAAAGCTGCAGATTAAGGTGGTTAAACTACTTGCGACCAAGCGTTCGACGTGGAAACATAACTCTCCAAGAACAGCTTATAATTCTTGAACTTCATTCATGCTGGGGTAACag GTGGTCCAAGATAGCCGAATACTTGCCCGGTAGAACAGACAATGAGATAAAGAACTATTGGAGAACAAGAGTGCAAAAGCAAGCAAAACAGCTCAAGTGTGATGTTAACAGCAAACAATTTCAAGACGCCATGCGTTACGTATGGATTCCCCGTTTAATTGAACGGATCGGGGGCTTGCCTGAATCTCTACCAGATCAACCCAGGACCTGTACCACTACGACATCCGAGTCTGAGTACTGGGTTGACACTAATTTCGTGCCCAAAACCTCTGGCGGTACTTCATCAGACTCATATGATCAGGTTCAAGCTTGTTCAATTCCCACCGACCGCACTAGCAGTGGTGATGAATTCATGACTTATCCATGCAGCGGTCAATATGGTTCAGAAAACGGGTCGGGTTATAGTCAAAATGGTATAAATTCAGATATTCATGACTTTGAGCAAATTGATTATTGTTCAACCGGTGGGGACACATCAGTGGAGAATTTGTGGAATGAAGAGAATATATGGTTCTTGCAACAGCAGCTTAGTGATGGCTAA
- the LOC139187926 gene encoding secreted RxLR effector protein 161-like has product MNLIGTPEELVRTAAYLKLEFEMKDLAQCTRPDISFAINLLARYSNAQRRRHWTGVKDIFSYLKGTTDLGLFYPYGSLSDAAPLISQVNSRLVGYADAGYLSDPHKVPSQTGYVFTVGGTVISWRSTKQTLVAISSNHVEILALHEGTRECFWLREIVGHIRNFCDLYPAVDVLTMIFEDNATCIEQLKKGYIK; this is encoded by the exons atgaaccttatcggaactcctgaagagctcgtgAGAACTGCTGCATACCTGaagttggaatttgagatgaaagatctag ctcaatgcactagacccgacatctccttcgctattaatcttttggcaagatacagtaatgcacaaAGACGCAGACACTGGACTGGCGTTAAAGATATCTTcagttaccttaagggtactacggatttgggatTGTTCTATCCCTATGGATCCttgagtgatgccgcacccctTATTTCTCAAGtcaattctcgccttgttggttatgccgacgcaggatacttatctgatccgcacaaggtgCCTTCTCAaacaggttatgtctttactgttgGAGGCACTGtaatctcttggaggtcaactaaacaaaccttagttgccatttcgtctaaccatgttgaaattctcgccttacatgaaggaactcgggaatgcttttggttgagagaaatagtgggccatattcgaaacTTCTGTGATCTCTATCCTGCCGTTGATGTCCTGAcgatgatctttgaagacaatgcaacatgtatcgaacaactcaagaagggttacatcaaatga
- the LOC139187993 gene encoding uncharacterized protein isoform X1, whose translation MSCASATAVASVYISGPNCPGSLTHVPIWRSSSLRPPPPSSLGDFSFKIPCGSFRRSSVLTGFRSTSPVVMQWQDCKVKMEIDVPISVAYDCYSDREAIPRWMPFISTVKILEDQPDLSRWSLKYKAFGRNIEFSWLARNMQPTPNQKIHWRSLEGLPNRGAVRFYPKGPSSCLVELTVSYEVPPILSPVASALQPFLENLLGRGLERFATFARTYKTDSPV comes from the exons ATGTCTTGTGCTTCTGCAACTGCTGTAGCATCAGTCTACATTTCCGGCCCGAACTGTCCCGGCAGTCTCACCCACGTACCCATTTGGAGAAGCTCTTCTCTCAGACCACCGCCGCCGTCTTCTCTCGGCGACTTCTCCTTCAAGATCCCATGTGGGTCTTTCAGGCGGAGCTCCGTCCTCACTGGATTCAGAAGTACTTCCCCCGTCGTTATGCAATGGCAGGACTGCAA AGTAAAGATGGAAATTGATGTGCCTATTTCCGTTGCATATGATTGTTACTCTGATCGTGAGGCGATTCCCCGTTGGATGCCTTTTATTTCAACCGTGAAG ATATTGGAAGACCAGCCTGACCTATCACGATGGTCACTGAAGTATAAAGCTTTTGGTCGTAATATTGAATTCTCATGGCTTGCTCGGAATATGCAG CCTACACCAAATCAGAAAATCCACTGGAGATCTCTAGAAGGGCTTCCTAACAG AGGTGCTGTTAGGTTCTATCCGAAAGGTCCTTCATCATGCTTAGTAGAA CTAACGGTGTCATATGAAGTTCCGCCAATTCTGTCTCCAGTGGCATCA GCGCTTCAaccatttcttgaaaatttacTTGGACGTGGCTTGGAAAGGTTTGCGACATTTGCAAGAACCTACAAAACAGACTCACCAGTTTGA
- the LOC139187993 gene encoding uncharacterized protein isoform X2 produces the protein MQWQDCKVKMEIDVPISVAYDCYSDREAIPRWMPFISTVKILEDQPDLSRWSLKYKAFGRNIEFSWLARNMQPTPNQKIHWRSLEGLPNRGAVRFYPKGPSSCLVELTVSYEVPPILSPVASALQPFLENLLGRGLERFATFARTYKTDSPV, from the exons ATGCAATGGCAGGACTGCAA AGTAAAGATGGAAATTGATGTGCCTATTTCCGTTGCATATGATTGTTACTCTGATCGTGAGGCGATTCCCCGTTGGATGCCTTTTATTTCAACCGTGAAG ATATTGGAAGACCAGCCTGACCTATCACGATGGTCACTGAAGTATAAAGCTTTTGGTCGTAATATTGAATTCTCATGGCTTGCTCGGAATATGCAG CCTACACCAAATCAGAAAATCCACTGGAGATCTCTAGAAGGGCTTCCTAACAG AGGTGCTGTTAGGTTCTATCCGAAAGGTCCTTCATCATGCTTAGTAGAA CTAACGGTGTCATATGAAGTTCCGCCAATTCTGTCTCCAGTGGCATCA GCGCTTCAaccatttcttgaaaatttacTTGGACGTGGCTTGGAAAGGTTTGCGACATTTGCAAGAACCTACAAAACAGACTCACCAGTTTGA
- the LOC103421922 gene encoding probable protein phosphatase 2C 49, which produces MVAEAKVVCQQSVPVLDVQYFTKNVQEVEDVVAVTQSISSPKSFDRSRSSEPDSAAALLSSQAVDAKPADKIPDLVPASADQQFFPRLRSGSFADIGPRRYMEDEHILIDDLSSHLGPLFSFPKPNAFYGVFDGHGGPEAAAYVRKNVLRLFFEDANFPRTSDVDEIFSEKLENSLRKAFHVVDLALADDCSVSSSSGTTALTAMIFGRLLMVANAGDCRAVLCRKGEAIDMSQDHRPIYPTERRRIEELGGYVDDGYLNGVLSVTRALGDWDMKFPRGSSSPLIAEPEFRQVVLTEDDEFLIIGCDGIWDVMSSQHAVSLVRCGLRRHDDPEQCARDLVMEALRLNTFDNLTVIVVCFSPLDHRDLSPQRERRLRCCSLSAEALCSLRALLDSSAGS; this is translated from the exons ATGGTGGCAGAAGCTAAGGTTGTGTGTCAGCAGAGCGTGCCGGTGCTGGATGTTCAGTACTTTACCAAAAATGTTCAGGAAGTTGAAGATGTAGTTGCAGTTACCCAATCGATTTCGTCGCCCAAGAGTTTTGACCGGAGTCGTTCTTCGGAACCGGACTCCGCCGCCGCTCTCTTGAGCTCGCAAGCCGTC GATGCTAAACCTGCAGACAAAATTCCAGATTTGGTTCCTGCCTCGGCTGACCAGCAATTCTTCCCCAGGCTGCGTTCTGGTAGCTTTGCTGACATTGGACCCCGTAGATACATGGAAGATGAACATATTCTAATAGATGATCTATCTTCACACTTGGGACCACTCTTTAGTTTTCCCAAGCCAAATGCATTTTATGGG GTATTTGATGGACATGGAGGACCTGAAGCAGCTGCTTATGTCCGGAAAAATGTGCTCAGACTCTTTTTTGAAGATGCCAATTTTCCCCGAACTTCTGATGTTGATGAAATTTTCTCAGAGAAGCTTGAGAACTCCCTCCGCAAGGCATTTCATGTGGTTGACCTTGCTTTGGCTGATGACTGCAGTGTAAGCAGTTCTTCGGGGACAACAGCATTAACTGCTATGATATTTGGAAG GCTTTTAATGGTGGCCAATGCTGGGGACTGCCGAGCAGTACTCTGTCGGAAAGGAGAAGCAATTGATATGTCTCAAGACCACAGGCCAATATATCCCACAGAAAGGAGGCGGATAGAAGAATTAGGTGGATATGTTGATGATGGGTATCTGAACGGTGTCTTATCAGTTACCCGAGCATTAGGCGACTGGGACATGAAGTTTCCTCGTGGATCTTCGTCGCCCCTTATCGCCGAGCCAGAGTTCAGGCAGGTGGTTTTAACAGAGGATGACGAGTTTCTAATTATAGGGTGTGATGGGATTTGGGATGTGATGTCTAGTCAGCATGCTGTTAGCCTTGTTCGCTGCGGGCTGAGGCGTCATGACGACCCCGAGCAGTGTGCCAGGGACCTTGTCATGGAGGCTCTTCGCCTCAACACGTTTGATAACCTCACGGTGATCGTTGTATGCTTCTCCCCCCTTGATCACCGGGATCTATCACCACAGCGAGAACGGAGATTAAGGTGCTGCAGCCTTTCTGCTGAGGCCCTTTGTAGCTTGAGGGCCTTGTTGGACAGTAGTGCCGGTAGCTGA